One window of the Shewanella cyperi genome contains the following:
- a CDS encoding amino acid aminotransferase — protein sequence MIFSDVELAPADPILGLTDAFKADPRSEKINLGVGIFKDEAGDTPVLASVKQAEAILLAEESSKNYLGIDGVQLYNKVVQELLFGNEHQVLKDKRAVTAQAPGGTGALRIAAEFVVRNTPSRVVWISNPTWANHRSVFETAGLEVKEYAYYDAQTQDLDFAGMLASLADAQCGDLVLLHGCCHNPTGIDLNLSQWQTIAELCLEKGLVPLFDFAYQGFGTGLNEDAAGLRLLAAKVPELLVANSFSKNFGLYNERIGAVTLIADSAETAAVAFSQVKRTIRANYSNPPAHGALIVSTILSRPELRALWEQELTTMRNRIAEMRTLFVASLKAEGVKQDFSFIERQAGMFSFSGLNKQQVQRLRDEFAVYIVGSGRISVAGMTKANMDAICKAIAAVL from the coding sequence ATGATATTTTCCGATGTAGAGCTCGCCCCAGCCGATCCCATTCTTGGCCTTACCGATGCGTTCAAGGCCGATCCCCGCAGTGAAAAAATTAACCTGGGCGTGGGTATTTTCAAGGATGAGGCAGGGGATACTCCTGTGCTTGCCAGCGTCAAGCAGGCCGAGGCCATTCTGCTGGCGGAAGAATCCAGCAAGAATTATCTGGGCATAGACGGGGTTCAACTCTACAACAAAGTTGTGCAGGAATTGCTCTTTGGCAATGAGCATCAGGTCCTTAAGGACAAGCGGGCCGTAACCGCCCAGGCCCCTGGTGGAACAGGTGCACTGCGTATCGCTGCCGAATTCGTGGTGCGTAATACCCCAAGCCGGGTCGTGTGGATAAGCAATCCGACCTGGGCAAACCATAGAAGTGTATTTGAAACTGCCGGTCTGGAAGTAAAAGAATACGCCTATTACGACGCGCAAACTCAGGATCTGGATTTCGCCGGCATGTTGGCGTCGCTGGCCGATGCCCAATGCGGCGACCTGGTTTTGCTGCATGGCTGTTGTCACAATCCAACCGGTATTGATCTGAATCTGAGCCAGTGGCAGACAATAGCTGAGCTGTGTCTTGAAAAAGGCCTGGTGCCTTTGTTCGACTTCGCCTATCAGGGCTTCGGCACAGGGCTGAATGAAGATGCTGCCGGTTTGCGACTGCTGGCGGCGAAGGTGCCTGAACTCCTGGTTGCCAATTCATTCTCAAAAAACTTTGGTTTGTATAACGAGCGTATCGGTGCCGTCACCCTGATAGCGGATTCGGCAGAAACGGCTGCCGTCGCATTCAGCCAGGTTAAACGTACCATTCGTGCCAATTACTCCAATCCTCCGGCTCATGGCGCGCTGATAGTCAGTACCATACTCAGTCGCCCCGAGTTAAGAGCATTGTGGGAGCAGGAGCTGACAACTATGCGCAATCGTATAGCCGAGATGCGTACACTGTTTGTGGCCAGCCTGAAAGCAGAAGGTGTGAAACAGGACTTCAGTTTTATTGAGCGTCAGGCGGGGATGTTCAGTTTCTCGGGACTGAACAAACAGCAGGTACAGCGCTTGCGTGATGAGTTTGCCGTTTACATCGTTGGCTCCGGTCGCATCAGTGTGGCCGGCATGACCAAGGCCAATATGGACGCCATCTGTAAGGCTATTGCTGCCGTGCTGTAG